In Pseudonocardia sp. DSM 110487, the sequence GCCGCCGCGACCGACGGCAGCGGGTCGCCCGCACCGACCTCGACGCCGGCGGCGTCGGCGATGGCGGGCACCACGTCGTCGAGCCGGAGCGGCGCGAGCTCGACGAGCCGCGCGGCGCGGCCCTCGACCGCCCGCGCCGCCTCGATCGCCAGCCGCGACTTCCCGCTCCCCGGCCCGCCGACGAGCGTGATGATGCCGGGGACGGCGAGCGTCTCGAGCAACGCGGCGAGGTCGGCGTCGCGCCCGACGAAGCTCGTACCCGGAACGGGCAGGGACCGGCCGGACGGGGACGCCCCGGCCGATGCCGGAGCCGGCACCTCAGGGGCGAGCAACGCGGGGTCCTGGCGCAGGATCCGCAGCTCCAGATCGGCGGTGGCGGGTGCCGGGTCGACGCCGAGCTCGCCTGCGAGGGACCGGCGCAGCCGGGCGAGCCGGTCGAGCGCGTCGGCCTGCCGGCCCGCGCGGTAGAGCGCATGGGCGAGCAGGCAGGCGATCGGCTCGTGCAGCGGGTGGGCTCCGGCAAGGCCGGTCAGCTCCGCGACGCTCTCCCCGCCCGCGCCCAGCTCCAGCCCGGCTCGCAGGCGCTGGACCGTCAGCTCCAGCCACCACGCGTCCAGCCGCTCCCCCTCGGCCAGCGCGTACGGCACGGCGCGCAGGTCGGCGAGCGCGGCGCCGCGCCAGCGCGCCAGTGCCTCTGCGGCGGCGGCGCGGACTCCGGCGTGGTCGTCCGACCTGGCGGCGGCGTGCATCCGCGCGGCGGCGTCCTCGGCCGCGAGGAGGTCCGTCGGCCCGCCCGCGACCCGGTACCCGGCGGGAGTGCGGCCCAGCACGGCGGCGTGCTCGCCCAGCGCGCCACGCAGCCGTGACGCGACGACCCGCAGCCGTTGCGGGGCCCGGTTCAGCTCGACGTCGCCCCACAGGTCGGCGGCGAGCCGCTCGTCGGGGACCGGCGTCCCGCGGGCCAGCACCAGCCGCACCAGCAGCGCCCGTTCCAGCGGCCGGTCGACGGGCACGGCGGGACCGCCGCTCGTGATCATGGTCGGGCCGAGCACCCGTACGTCGAGCGGATGGGCCGTCACGCGAGTACGTCGAGGAGGCCGGCCGTTGAGCCCGGACCGGGGAGGAGTATCTGGACGACCGCCCTGCGCAGCCAGTCGGTGTAGCGCCGCTCGGTCCACCCGGCCTGGTCAACGAGCCGCTGGCACTGCTCGGAACGCATGACCACCCACAGCAGGTCGCCGAGCTCGTCGACGGGAACCTCGGTGCGCAGCACCCCGCGTTCGGCCAGTAGCGCGACGGTGAGCCGGTTGTCCAGCCTGGCGAGCTGCTCGCAGTGCTGGAGCGCCGCATCGAGATCCGGATCGGACGCCGCGGCCCGCCGCAGCGCCTCCCAGCGGGCACCCATCCGGATGTTCGCGGCGGCCGCGAACGTCGCGATTCCTTCGACGACGTCCATCGCCGCCTGCGGGTCCAGCCTGGCCAGACCACGCGCGAACACGTGCTCGCGCGGCTGCCCCTCGCCGATGGCGGCGGCCACCTCGTACAGCGCCATCGCCGCCTTGCCGTCGCCGAGGTACAGGTATCCTGCGGCCGCCATCTCGGTCAGCGCCGCGAGGAAGCGGGCGTCGTCACTCTTCTCGGCGACCGCCCGGCCGGCCTCCAGCGCCTCGAGCCCCGCCGCCGCGTTGTCGCGCTGGATCTCGATCGTGCCGAGGTAGAGGTGCGCCGTCATGATCAGCTCGGCGTTGCCGGAGCGGGCGGCGAGCTCGCACGTGCGGGCGAGCAGCTGCGCCACCTCGTCGATCTCGCCGAGGAGCGCACTCGCCAGACCGTGGAACAGCAGCGCCCAGCACTGGTCCTCGAGGCGCGCGCCCTCGGCGCCCACGAGCGCCGCGAGGTGGCGGCGCTCCTCCTCGAACTGGCCACGGGCCTGCCACCACCAGTGCAGCGCGAGCGCCAGCCGCAATCCCTCGGCCGAGCGCTCGGAGCGGGGTGCCCGCTCGAGCGCCTCGATCAGGTTGGGCCATTCGGCCTCGACGACGCCGAGGTCGGCCGCACGGGCGATCGTGCGACACCACTCGAGGTGGCGGTCCCTGATCTCCTCGGCCTCACCGGCGGCGGCGAGCTGCTCCAGCGCGTACTCCCGGACGGTCTCCAGGAGCGTGAACCGGTGCCGGCCCCGATCCGACTGCCGGGTGACGAGGCTGCGGTCCACGAGATCCGCAAGCAGCGACGCGACGTCATCGGCCGCGAGCGGCGGGCCCGCCGCGACCTGCTCGGCGGCCTCGAGCTCAAACCCCCCGGAGAACACGGCCACGCGGCGCAACAGCGTGCGTTCGGGCTCGCCGAGCAGGTCGTGACTCCACGCGAGCGCCGTGCGCATGCTGGTGTGCCGGGTGCCCGCGTCCCGGCGCCCGCCGACGAGCAACCGCAGCCGATCGGGCATCCGGCTGGCCAGCTGGGCGACGCTGAGCGTGCGGGTCAAGCCGGCCGCGAGCTCGATGCCGAGCGGCAGCCGGTCGACCGCGGCGCAGATCGTCCCGACGTCGCCCGGCTCTGCGTCGACGGAGATGCGCTGCCGGAACAGCGTCGCCGCGTCCCCCGCGCCGAGCGGGCCGATCCGGTGCTGCTCCTCCTCGGCGAGGAGCAGCGGGCGCTGCGAGCTGACGAGCACGGTGAGCTCGGTGTGCCGGCGTAGCGCGGTGACCAGCTCACCGACCTGTTCGACGACGTGCTCGGCGTTGTCGAGCACGAGCAGCGCGCCGCCGAGCGCCGCCGCGATCGCGCGGACCGGGTCGACTGACGTGGCCGGTACCCCGACGGCCACGCCGGCCGTCGCGGCGACCGACGCGGCGGGCTTCAGCGGGGCGAGCTCGACGAACACGGTCGGGCGGCCGCCGGCAGCCACCGTGGACGCCGCCTCGACGGCCAGGCGCGACTTGCCTGCGCCCGGCCCTCCGACGAGCGTGATCAGGCAGGGTTCCCGCAAGCGCTCGACCAGCACGGCGAGGTCGGCGTCCCGGCCGACGAACGTCGTGGCCGGGGCGGGCAACCGGGTGCCGACGGTCCGCGGGGGCGGCGGCTGTGTCATCGGTGGCCCGCTCATCGGCACCCGTGTGCTCGGCGCCGGCCCCGCCTCGAGGAGCGCCGGGTCGTGGCGCAGCATGCGCAGCTCGAGGTCGGCGAGGGCCGGTCCGAGGTCGACACCGAGCTCATCGGCGAGCGTGCGCCGCATCCGGGCGAGCCGGTCGAGCGCGTCGGTCTGACGGCCGCCGCGGTAGAGCGCGAGCGCAAGCAGCCCGCAGAGGCCCTCGTGCACGGGGTTCTCGGCGGCCAGCCGATCGAGCTCCGTGACGACCTCGGCAGCCGCGCCGAGGGCGAGATCGGCGGTGAGCCGCTGCACGAGCAGGTCCAGCCGCCACGCGTCGAGGCGCTCCCCCTCGACGGCCGCGAAGGCGACACCGCGCATGTCGCCGAGCGCTGGTCCCCGCCACATCGCGAGGGCTTCCGCTGCCGCCGAGCGGGCGGCAGCGGGATCGTTCGCGCGCCGGGCGGCGGCGAGCGCGTCGGCGGCCGACCGCGCCGCGAGCAGGTCGCGTGGCTGCGCGGAGAGTGCATACCCGGCCGGCGAGCGGCTCAGCACGCCCGCGTGCGGGCCGAGCGCCCTGCGCAGTCGCGAGGCGAGCACCCGCAGCCGTTCGGCGGGTCGCGTGATCTCGGCGTCGCCCCACAGGTCGGCGGTGAGCCGCTCGTCGGCGACGGGGGTGCCGGTCGCGAGTGCCAACCGGACCAGCAGCGCCCGCTCCAGCGGACGCTCGACCGTCAGCGCGGCGCCATCGGCCGTGCACTGTGCCGGGCCGAGCACCAGCACCTCGACCCCCGCGCCACCGATGTGCGCAGCCCCCATACGTACCAGCATCGCACTCCCCCTGATCAAGGAGTTCCGAGACCGCGTGCCCGGGGCGTGATACGTCCGTGAAGCATCCGTGAAGGCGGACACAGCAAGATTGGCGCCATGGAACGTGCAGGCCAGGTCGAGCTGGTCTTCAGTGGGGGAACGTCACGCACCGGCAACCACGTCAATCTCTCCGCGGTGCGCACCGAGGGCGAACACCTCTGGCTCGCAGGTGACGAGACGGCCACGATCGAGCGCCTCGTGCTCGACTCCCCGTCGGCGCCGACCCGGGGCGGGTGCGAGCGCAGCTTCGCGCTCGCCGACCTGGTCGATCTGCCCGGTCCTCCCGAGGAGGAGGCCGACATCGAGGGCATCGCGCGCAGTGAGGGCTGGCTGTGGGCGGTCGGCTCACACAGCCTGGCCCGCAAGCAGATCAAGCCGCACCACGGCGTCGAGAAGGCGGTCAGGCGCCTTGCCAAGGTCAAGCGGCAAGCCAACCGTTACGTGATCGCCCGGCTCGCCGTCGAGCCGGGAGCCGACGGCAGGCCCGAGCCGGTGCGCGTGGCCGCCGACGGGCGGCGCTCGGCGCTCATCGGCGGCGCCGGCTCGGAGAACCTCACCGACCTGCTGAGCGACGACGAGCACCTCGCGCCCTTCCTCGCGATCCCGTCCAAGGACAACGGGCTCGACGTCGAGGGCCTCGCCGCGCACGGCGACTCGCTCTACATCGGTCTGCGCGGCCCGGTCCTGCGGGGATGGGCGGTCGTGCTGGAGGTGCTCCCGGTGCCCGATGCGCGCGATCCGGCCCGGCTGACGCTGGGTTCGTGGGCGGACGGCACCCGCTACCGCAAGCACTTCGTGAACCTGGGCGGGCTCGGCGTCCGGGACCTGTGTCCCGACGGCGACGACCTGCTCGTGCTGGCCGGCCCGTCGATGGCGCTGTCCGGACCCGTGCGCGTGTACCGCTGGCACGGCGCGGTGGCGGGGCGGACCGGACTGGTCGTGCGCGGCGAGGACATCACGCTCGAGACCGACCTGCCGCACGGTGACGGGGTCGACCACGCCGAGGGCATCGCGCTGCTCGAGCCGGGCGACGGCGCGGAAGCACGGCTGCTCGTCGTCTACGACAGCCCGTCGCCCGCCCGCAGGCCCACCCCGCACTCGGTGCTCGCCGATCGGATCGGCCCGTGACACGCCGGTGAGGCGGCCGTGCAACCCCGGAGAGTCAGGCTCGGCGCATGGACAAGCGGGGCGGCTCGCCGCAGGGCCTGGTCAGGGGTCGGGTCGTCACGCGGGACGACGCCGCGTACGACGAGGCGCGCGCGGTGCACAACGGCGCGATCGACGCACATCCCGTGACGATCGTGCAGGTCAGCGGCGTGGAGGACGTCAAGCGCACGATCTGGTTCGCCCGCAGGCGGGGCCTCTCGCTCAGCGTCAGGGCAGGCGGGCACGGCGTGGTCGGCAACGCCGTGCGCGGCGACGTCGTCGTCGACCTGTCCGCGCTGCGTGCGGTCACCGTCGACCCGGTCGCTCGGACCGCAGTGGTGCACGGCGGCGCGACGTGGGGAGACGTCGACGCCGCCACGCAGGCGCACGGGCTCGCCGTGCCGGGCGGGCGGATCAGCAGCACCGGCGTCGGCGGGCTCACCCTCGGCGGCGGCGAGGGATGGCTGTCGTCGAAGCACGGGCTCAGCTCGGACAACCTGATCGCGGCCGAGCTCGTCACCGCCGCCGGGGACAGCGTGCCGGCCTGTGAGGACACCTCGCCCGAGCTGTTCTGGGCGCTGCGCGGCGGTGGCGGCAACTTCGGCGTGGTCACCTCGTTCACGTTCCGGCTGCACCCGGTCGAGCCCCTCGTCATGGCCGGGATGCTCGGCTATCCCCTTTCGGCAGCGCCCGAGGTGCTGGCGACGCTGACCGAACTGCACGAGGCGGGTGAGGAGAACTTCGCGGGCGCCGCCGCGTTCCGGTTGGCACCGCCCGCCCCGTTCGTGCCCGGCGACATCGTGGGCACACCGATCATCGCGGTGATCCCGGCCTGGTTCGGCGAGCACGATGCGGGCAAGGCGTTCCTCGCGCCGCTGCGCGAGCGGGTCAGGCCCGTTGTCGACGCCGTCGCGCCGATGCCGTACGTCGCGCTGCAGTCCATGCTCGATGCCGGATCCCCGAAGGGGATGCGCAACCGGTGGTCCGGCGGGATCGTGCGGGATCTCGGCCCGACGCTGGTCGACCGGATGCGGCGGTCCGCGGTGCGGCTGCCCGGCCCGCTCACCCAGATCCTGATCTCGCCGCTGCCGGACGCGGTCCGCAGGCTGCCCGACGACGCGACGGCGTTCCCCGCCCGCTCCGGCGGCCGCTGGATCGTGCACCCCGTCGCGGTCTGGGCCGACCCGGCAGCCGACGAGGAGGCGGCCGCGTGGGTCGCCGAGCTGACCGCGGTGGTCCGCGCGCACGGCGAGACCGGCAGCTACCTCAACCTCGACGACCCCGACGACACCCGGATCCGCTGGGCGATGGGCGATGGGCGCTACCGGAGGCTGCAGCGGGTCAAGGCCGCGTGGGACCCGGAGGACGTCTTCCACCACTGCACCCACATCGCGCCGCACCCTGGACGCTGAAGCCGTCTTGCAGTACGCCTGTACTGCTGGCCGGTCGAGGCCACCACATCTCGAAGGGGAGCCCCATGGGTAGCGACTCGGACTCGATGGATCGCACCACCGCGTCCCTGCTGTACGAGCTGCTGCGGTTCGTCGCGGAGGGACCACGCAGCTACGCCGAGGTGATGGAAGCGTGGCGGACGTCGTGCCCGCGGTTGCCGATCTGGGAGGAGGCGACCGAGCGCGGCCTCCTCAGGAGGGAGAGGGACGAGTCGGGCGTCCCGGTCGTCCGGATCACGGCGGCGGGGCGTGCTGTCCTGCTCGAGGCCCGAGGCTACTGAGCCGGGAGTCAGGCGCCGCCGTGACCGGCGGCTGAATCGATCTCCGCGCCGTATCCTCCTCGTACCGGTGGTACAGGGGGGACGATGACGTCGCGCACGCTCGCCGATCCGACCCAACCGGTAACGGCGGGCTGGGTTGTCCGCTTCTCGCTCGCCTGGATCGGGCTGTACGCGGGCCTGTTCGGGCCGCTCGAGGTGCTGCTGCCCCAGCAGATCGCGCAGCTCGCACCCGCCGACAAGGAAGCGACACTCGCGCTGGTACTCGGGGCGGGGGCGGCCTGCTCGCTCGTGGCGAACCCGCTGTTCGGCGCGCTGTCGGACCGCACGCGATCCCGATTCGGCCGGCGCAGGCCCTGGATCGCGCTCGGGTTCGCCGGGGGCGCCGTCGCGATCGCGCTGCTCGCGGCGGCGCCGACCGTCCCGTTCGTGGTGCTCGGGTGGTGCGCGGTGCAGACGTTGCTGAACGCCCCGTTCGCCGCGCTCAGCGCCGCCGTGCCCGACGAGGTGCCGGCCGCGCAGCGGGGCACGGCCGCTGGGTACCTCGGCCTGGCGTTCGTCGTCGGAATCGGCGCGGGCGCCGGGCTCGCCGTGCTCGGCGGCGCGACCGCCACCGGATACCTGCTCTGCGCGCTCGTCGCCCTGCTCTGCAGCCTCCCGTACATCCTGCTGGGACGGCACACGCCGTACCGGCCGGACACGTGGCGATGGGGCGAGTTCCTGCGCGGGTTCTGGATCAACCCCGTGCGCCACCCCGACTTCGGCTGGGGCTTCCTCACCCGGTTCCTGGTGAACCTCGGCAACGCGGTCGTACTGCTCTACCTGTTCTTCTTCCTGTCCGACGTCGTGGGGCTCGCCGACCCGGCCTCAGGCGTGCTGGTCCTCACGGCGATCTACTCGGTGGCGATGCTGGGCTCCGTCGTCGTCGCCGGTCCGCTCTCGGACCGCCTGGCCCGGCGGCGCGTGTTCGTCACCGGCGGCGCACTCGTCATGGCCGCCGCTGCCGTGCTGATCTCGGTGTGGCCGGTCTGGGCGGGTGTGGTGGTCGCCGCGGTGGCGCTCGGGATCGGGTTCGGCGCGTACAGCGCGGTGGACTTCGCGCTGCTCACCCAGGTGCTCCCCGCGGCGCGCGACCGGGGAAAGGACCTCGGCGTGCTCAACATCGCCAGCTCGCTCCCCCAGGTCCTCGCCCCGGTGATCGCCGCACCGATCGTCACCGGTCTGGGCGGGTACGCGGCGCTCTACCTCGTGGCGGCGGCGATCGAGGTCACGGGCGCGGTGCTGGTCTACCGGATCCGCTCGGTGCGCTGACCCCGGGGCGCTGACGTCTCACGACGAGACGCTCTGCCCACCGCTCCAGATCGGCTGCCGATGCGCCGTGGGCCCGCAGCCATCCGGCGGTCCCCCCGGAATGGCCGTCGACGACGTCGAGCACGTGTTCGATGGCCTCCGGCGTGCTCAGGCCGGCCAGCGCAGCGCGCCCACCGGGGAAGCCCGCGGCAAGGGCGTGCCGATCGGCGATCAGCGCCTGGTTCTCCTCGGTGCGCCGGTAGTCGGCCACGACCGCGTCCCGGCGCACGCCCGCGGCCCGCAGCAGCAGCGCGGTGACGACGCCGGTCCGGTCCCGTCCGGCGGCGCAGTGCACGAGCACCGGGGGCTCCGCCCGAACGACTGCCGTCACAGCCGCAACGATCTGCACCGGGTGCTCGCGGATCCACCTGCGGTAGAGCGCGAGGAACCACCGCCCCAGTTCCGTGTCGGGCGGCAGCACCGGCGCCGCCGCGCCCGCGGCCCTCGTGTCGTCGATCAGCGCAACCGGCAGCACGACCGTCGCGCCGACGGCGAGCGGGTGCGGCGCCACCGCGCGCTCGCGCGTCGATCGCAGGTCGAGGACCGTGCGCGGCGGCCAGGCCGCGATCCCGGACGGCGGTGGGTCGCCGGCCAGCGGCGCGTCGCTGCGGTAGAGCACACCCGCGCGGGTGGTCCGGCCGTCCTCGGTGGGGAGGCCGCCGACGTCGCGCACGTTGCAGAGGCCGGTCACGATGCCCATCGCTACCGATGGTGCGCCCGCTCGGTGGCCCCGCGGCGAACCAGGGATGAACGATCGACCTACGCCGGCAGCCACACCCGCATCGTCGACGGGCCGCGCTCGGCCCAGTCGTGGTACGGGACGAGCGGGACGTCGAAGGTCTCGCCGGCACCGGCAGGCTCCGCGTCCGGCCCGCCGTACGGCCACGGGCGGGAGTGAGCGGGTGACCGGCGCAGCCGCACGACCACCGCGCCGTCCACGTCACGGGGAGCGACCGCCGGGTCGAGCCGGACACCCGAGATGTCGTCGACCCGGCCCGCGCTCGCGGCCACCAGGTCGACCGACTCCAGGCACAGCACCTCGGGGCCGCGCTCCACGGCGAGGCATCCGCGCACGGCGTCGATCCGCGGGTCGGCGGCGGTGAACCGCGGGGTCACGGGCAGGTGCAGCTCGACGACGTCGCCGGCGCGGAACGCCCGCCGCACCAGCGCTGTCCCGGGTGTCACCGCCTCCTCGGATCCGTCCACGACGAGGCGCGCCCCCTCCGCCCACGCGGGCACCCGCAGCGAGAGCGTCCACGGCGCGGCGGCATCCTCGCGGACCCGGACCCGGATCACCCCGTCCCGCGGGTAGCCGGTCTCGACGTCCAGCGCGATCGCCATCCCGGACGGCAAGGTCGTCCGGATCGCGGCGGGGGCGTACTGGTGCAGCTGCAGACCATCGTCGTCGACGGTCGCGACGTACGCGGCGAGGCTCGCGAGGGTCCGCGCCACGTTCGGCGGGCAGCACGACACCTCGAACCACGGCGCACGCACCGACGACGACGCCCGCGGCGAGAGCTCCCCTGCGGCGGCAGGCGTGCCGGGCGTGCGCTGGTGCAATGTGTTCGCGTAGAAGAACGCCGTGCCCTCTGCCGACGACGAGGTCGCGACGACGTTGACCAGGTTCCGCTCGATGAGGTCCGCGTAGTGCGCGGAGCCCCGCGCGAGCAGGAGGCGCCAGCTGAACATGATCGACGCGACGGAGGCACAGGTCTCGGAGTAGGCCCGGTCGGGCGGCAGCACCCAGTCGTCGCCGAACGCCTCGTCCTGGTGGTGCGACCCCACGCCGCCGGTGAGGTAGGTGCGCCGCGCCACGGTGTTGTGCCACTGCGTGACCAGCGCCGCGAGGAGCTCCTCGTCGCCCCGTTCGACGGCGACGTCGACCGCGCCGGCGGCCAGGTAGCCGGCCCGCACCGCGTGCCCGCGGAGCACGGTCGCGTCCCGGACAGGAACGTCGTCCTGGTAGTAGGAGCGCCCGAACTCGATGTCGCGCAGCGTGCCGCGGCCGCGGCGCTCCACGAAGAGCGCGGCCTGGTCGAGGTAGCGCTCGTCGCCGGTGACACGGGCGAACTCGACGAGGGCCGGTTCGATCTCGGCGTGCCCGCACACGGACTCGATCCCGCCGGGCCCGAACACCACGCACACGAGATCGGCGGCGCGACGGGCGACCTCGACGAGCCCGTCGTCGGCGTCCGGCCGGGTGCGGGCCCGCGCGACGGCCGCCTGCAGCAGGTGGCCGATGCAGTACAGCTCGTGACCCCACTCCAGGGCCGACCAGCGCTCCCCCTGCCCCGGCCTGCCGAACTTCGTGTTGAGGTAGCCGTCGGGCTCCTGCGCGGCAGCGACCCGGGCCGCCACCTTGCGGAACCGGTCCTCGAGCGCGGGATCGCCGGTGCGGCCGATCTCCCACGCCACGGCCTCCAGGTACTTGTAGACCTCCGAGTCGGAGAACTCCCGCCCGCGCCGTCCGTCGGGGAGCTCGCCCGCGGCGGCGAGGTCGAAGTTGCCGATCCACCCCTCGCGCTCGAGCCAGTGCTCGATGTGGGCGAGTGTCGCGGTGCCGTTCACGTGCTGGCGCTCCGCCCAGAAGCCACCGGTGATCGTCACCTCGCCCAGCGCGAGCGGCCGCAGCCGCCCGCGGGTGGGCACGACGGGGCTCGCGATCAGCGTCATGTGGTCATCCCTTGAGTGCGCCCGACATGAAGCCGCGCACGTAGTGTCGTTGGAGCAGCAGGAACAGCACGATGCACGGGAGCGCGAGCACCACGACGCCGGCCTCGGTGGCGCCGTAGTCGACCACCCCCTGCACCTGACCGCGCAGGTTGGACACGGCGAGCGGCAGCGTCATGCGGTCGGTGTCGTTGATGAGGATCAGCGGCGCCATGAAGTCGTTCCACGCCGCCAGGAACGCGAAGAGACCCACCGTGATCAGCCCTGGCGCCGTGGCAGGGATCAGCACGCGCCACAGCGCCGTGAACGTCGAGCAGCCGTCGACCATCGCCGCCTCGTCGAGCTCGCGCGGCACGGCCTCGAACGAGATCCGCATCATGAACGTCGAGAACGGCAGCTGGAACATCGTCAGCACCAGCGCGAGCCCCACGAGCGAGTTCTGCAGCCCGACCCGCGTGAGCAGCACGTACAGCGGGATCAGCAGCGTGGCGTACGGGACCATGAGGATCGCGAGCGTCACCAGGAACAGCAGGTTCTTGCCCGGGAACGAGAACCGGGCGAACGCGTACCCGCCGAGCGTCGACACGACGAGCGTGAGCGCCACGGTGAGCAGCGAGACGAACGCGGAGTTCGCGAGGTACTGCCAGATCCCGGCCTGGTACTCCCCGAGCGCCCGGTAGTTGCCGAACCCCCAACCCTCCACCTGGCTGGTGCCCGCGTGCGGTGACACCGACGCCACGGCTGTCCAGACGATCGGGTAGAGGAAGATCACCGCAAGGGCGCCGGTGAACACCCAGTACGGGGTGCGCAGCACGATCCCCGCGATGCTCGTGGTGGGGGCGGGCCCGGTGCCGCGCGGCGGGGCGGCCTGCGCGGTCGCGCGCGTGATCTGCGTGGTCAACTCTCCTCCGGACGACGGAACGCGCGGATCTGCAGCACGTTGACCAGCACCAGCACGCCCAGCACCAGCACGGAGAGCGCGGCGGCGACGCCGAGGTCGTTCTGGCCCTGGAACGCGACCGTGTAAACCAGCTGCACCACCGAGATCGTGCTGTTGTCCGGGCCGCCCTTGGTGAGGATGTAGAACTGCTCGAACGCGAGCAGCGACCCGGTCACGCACAGCACGGTGCAGAGCGCGAGCGTGGGGCGCAGCAGCGGGATCGTGATGTGGCGGAACGTCTGCCACCGCCCGGCGCCGTCGATGCGGGCGGCCTCGTACACATCGGCCGGCACGGACTGGAGGCCCACGAGCATGAGCAGCATGTAGAAGCCCGCGTACCGCCACACGATCAGGAAGAGCGTGGACCACAGCGCGGCGTCCGGCGTGCCGAGGAACGTGGCGCCCATGCTCTCCATGATCGGCGCGAACGGGCCTGCGAACGGCGAGTACAGCACGTAGAACAGCAGCGAGGCCGACGCCAGCCCGAGCGCGCTGGGCACCAGGAACGCGGTGCGCATGAGGCCCTTCCAGCTGGTCGACTCCTGCACGAGCAGCGCGAGGCCCAGCCCGAGCCCGATGAGCAGCACGGTGGCGAGCACCGTGTACTTCAGCGTGAAGACCACCGAGTCGAGGAAGAACCGGTTGGTCAGCGCGCGGGAGTAGTTCGCGGGGAAGTTCCAACCCTGGTTGCCCGACAGCAGCGGCCACCGCGACGCCGACATGAGCAGCACGAGCAGCAGCGGGAGCACGAACAGGGCCGCGACGAACACCGCCGTGGGCGTGGCGTACAGCCAGCCCTGCAGCGCCCGGCCAAGGGGTCGCCGCCGGACGGCCTCGACAGAGGCGGTCACCGAAACCTCCTTCCCTACTCCGACATGTCGTGAGTGGTTACGCGCGCTACAGCGCGCATAACCGCTCACGAGTGCCGAAGGCGCTGCTACTGCTGGGACAAGACCGCGGTGATCTCGTCGTTGTTCTTCGCGAGGTCGGCACCGTTGCCGAGCACTGCATCTCGTACCAGCGTGAGCCACGGGCTGTTCGTGGCGTTGAACGCCTGCTGGAAGTTGGTGGCGACGGGTGTCTCGCCCTCCGCGGCCACCTCGTTGATCGTCACGAGGCGCGGATCCGAGGTCGCGTACTTGTTGTTCGAGAGGTCCGAGCGCGACACGACGTCGAGGTTCTTGCCCAGCACCTCGACCTGCGCGTCCTCCGACATCAGCCAGGACAGGAAGTTCCACGCCTGCGCTGCCTTCTCGGAGTCCTTGGAGATGCCGATCCCGTCGCCACCGACGAACGTGGAGCTGCCGCCGGTGGGGCCGGGGATGCCGGCCACGCCGACGTCGAAGCCCTGCGTGGAGGACAGCAGCGTGGCCGGGTAGAACTGCAGTCCGACCTTGCCCTCGGTGAAGCCCGCGGTCCACGTCGGACCCGCCTCGTCGCGCGAGGAC encodes:
- a CDS encoding glycoside hydrolase family 127 protein, producing MTLIASPVVPTRGRLRPLALGEVTITGGFWAERQHVNGTATLAHIEHWLEREGWIGNFDLAAAGELPDGRRGREFSDSEVYKYLEAVAWEIGRTGDPALEDRFRKVAARVAAAQEPDGYLNTKFGRPGQGERWSALEWGHELYCIGHLLQAAVARARTRPDADDGLVEVARRAADLVCVVFGPGGIESVCGHAEIEPALVEFARVTGDERYLDQAALFVERRGRGTLRDIEFGRSYYQDDVPVRDATVLRGHAVRAGYLAAGAVDVAVERGDEELLAALVTQWHNTVARRTYLTGGVGSHHQDEAFGDDWVLPPDRAYSETCASVASIMFSWRLLLARGSAHYADLIERNLVNVVATSSSAEGTAFFYANTLHQRTPGTPAAAGELSPRASSSVRAPWFEVSCCPPNVARTLASLAAYVATVDDDGLQLHQYAPAAIRTTLPSGMAIALDVETGYPRDGVIRVRVREDAAAPWTLSLRVPAWAEGARLVVDGSEEAVTPGTALVRRAFRAGDVVELHLPVTPRFTAADPRIDAVRGCLAVERGPEVLCLESVDLVAASAGRVDDISGVRLDPAVAPRDVDGAVVVRLRRSPAHSRPWPYGGPDAEPAGAGETFDVPLVPYHDWAERGPSTMRVWLPA
- a CDS encoding carbohydrate ABC transporter permease, yielding MTTQITRATAQAAPPRGTGPAPTTSIAGIVLRTPYWVFTGALAVIFLYPIVWTAVASVSPHAGTSQVEGWGFGNYRALGEYQAGIWQYLANSAFVSLLTVALTLVVSTLGGYAFARFSFPGKNLLFLVTLAILMVPYATLLIPLYVLLTRVGLQNSLVGLALVLTMFQLPFSTFMMRISFEAVPRELDEAAMVDGCSTFTALWRVLIPATAPGLITVGLFAFLAAWNDFMAPLILINDTDRMTLPLAVSNLRGQVQGVVDYGATEAGVVVLALPCIVLFLLLQRHYVRGFMSGALKG
- a CDS encoding carbohydrate ABC transporter permease, which codes for MTASVEAVRRRPLGRALQGWLYATPTAVFVAALFVLPLLLVLLMSASRWPLLSGNQGWNFPANYSRALTNRFFLDSVVFTLKYTVLATVLLIGLGLGLALLVQESTSWKGLMRTAFLVPSALGLASASLLFYVLYSPFAGPFAPIMESMGATFLGTPDAALWSTLFLIVWRYAGFYMLLMLVGLQSVPADVYEAARIDGAGRWQTFRHITIPLLRPTLALCTVLCVTGSLLAFEQFYILTKGGPDNSTISVVQLVYTVAFQGQNDLGVAAALSVLVLGVLVLVNVLQIRAFRRPEES